CTGCCGGACCTGCAGTCCTTTAACGAGCAATTCAAACGCGCCCATCCCGACAAATCGAGCATCCTCTGGCAGTACAGCAGTCCTTTTTATTCGTGGGGCATCCTGGCCAGCGCGGGAGCGTACATCTTCGCCAAGACGCCCGAGGGTTACGACATTCATAATGTCGGCGTGGCCACCCCGGGCGCCGTGGAAGCCCTGACGCAGATCATCGACCTGGTGCACGCCGGGATTTTACCCAAGGGCATGGCGGATAACTCCATGGCCAAGGAGTTGATGGCTCAAGGCAAGCTCGCCATGATGATCTCGGGTCCATGGGACTGGCCTGACCTCATCAAAAAAGGAATCGATTTTGGGGTGGCACCCGTTCCCGGCATGAATAACAAGCCCGGGCGCGCCTTCATCGGCGTGTCGGTCGCCTATATGGATCGCAGTACACCGAATCGGGACCTGGCCCGGGAATTCCTGGAAGACTACTTTGTCACGGACGCCGCTCTAGGGCTCGCCAATGAAGCAAAGCCGCTCGGGCTGCCGGCATTGAAAACCATGTACGAAAAGCTCGCCCAGGACAATCCGCTGATCCGGGACCTTAAAACCTGTTCGGATGCCGGCGAGGTAATGCCGAACATTCCACAGATGGGCCGGTTTTGGAGTTCGCTGGGTTCGGCCCTGGAAGTTGCCACCAATGGCCAGGCCCCGCCGCAGGTCGCACTCCAAAAAGCCGCGGAAAACATGTCGCGATAACCAACCGGCGAAGCTCCACCGCCGGCGGGCGGCCATCCTTCGCCTCTGCCTCTTTTTTTATGAAAGCCATCGTCTACGACGCGCCCCGTAATTTTTCCTATCGAGACACGGCCGAGCCGAAGATCGAACCGGATGAAGTGCTGATTCGGGTCCACGCCTGCGGCTTATGCGGTACCGACCTTCACGTCCATGAAGGAGAATTCGGCCCGCGTTTCCCTTTGATCCCGGGCCACGAGTT
Above is a window of Verrucomicrobiota bacterium DNA encoding:
- the malE gene encoding maltose/maltodextrin ABC transporter substrate-binding protein MalE gives rise to the protein MNRIIWLLLSIFAYLTCPLFAWTNGELLIWMDSDRAQAVAPIAQKFEEDLGIKVRIEAPEKVTDNFPIAAQRKKGPDVVIWAHDKVGEWADGGLIAPIEVSDEYKAKFLPQAWDAVTHDNQLWGYPLSFEVVGLIYNKQLINGVPPSQLPDLQSFNEQFKRAHPDKSSILWQYSSPFYSWGILASAGAYIFAKTPEGYDIHNVGVATPGAVEALTQIIDLVHAGILPKGMADNSMAKELMAQGKLAMMISGPWDWPDLIKKGIDFGVAPVPGMNNKPGRAFIGVSVAYMDRSTPNRDLAREFLEDYFVTDAALGLANEAKPLGLPALKTMYEKLAQDNPLIRDLKTCSDAGEVMPNIPQMGRFWSSLGSALEVATNGQAPPQVALQKAAENMSR